Proteins from a single region of Erythrobacter sp.:
- a CDS encoding aspartate/glutamate racemase family protein — MRKLGIIGGMSWVSTAMYYDRINRIVQKRAAPMASAPLLIESLDFAQLYALREERDWQRAAIVLTESARRLEGAGAEALIIGANSMHRLYDDVAAAVNIPILHIAEYVGMAIKRAGHTNAALIGTRNVMTESFYRKRLVAHGIDLLPPEMAFVEMLDKIIYDELMVGKVTREAQRQMKTIITNMAQDGARAIVLACTELDLVVDVDANVLPVFDSTRIHCEAAANWILDQEGVH; from the coding sequence TTGCGCAAACTCGGGATCATCGGCGGCATGAGCTGGGTGTCGACCGCCATGTATTATGACCGGATCAACCGCATCGTCCAGAAACGCGCCGCCCCGATGGCGTCTGCTCCGCTCCTCATCGAAAGCCTCGATTTCGCCCAGCTCTATGCCCTGCGCGAAGAGCGTGACTGGCAGCGCGCCGCGATTGTGCTCACCGAAAGCGCAAGGCGGCTGGAAGGGGCAGGGGCCGAAGCGCTGATCATCGGCGCCAATTCGATGCACCGCCTCTATGATGATGTCGCGGCGGCGGTGAACATCCCCATCCTCCACATCGCCGAATATGTCGGCATGGCGATCAAGCGTGCCGGCCACACCAATGCCGCCCTGATCGGCACCCGCAACGTCATGACCGAGAGCTTCTATCGCAAGCGTCTCGTCGCCCACGGGATCGATCTGCTGCCGCCGGAGATGGCCTTCGTCGAGATGCTCGACAAGATCATCTATGACGAGCTGATGGTGGGCAAGGTCACCCGCGAGGCGCAGCGCCAGATGAAGACCATCATCACCAACATGGCGCAGGACGGGGCGCGGGCGATTGTGCTCGCCTGCACCGAACTTGATCTGGTGGTCGATGTCGATGCCAATGTCCTGCCGGTGTTCGACAGCACCCGCATCCATTGCGAGGCGGCGGCGAACTGGATTCTCGATCAGGAAGGGGTCCACTGA
- a CDS encoding deoxyguanosinetriphosphate triphosphohydrolase — protein MTRAPYAADPDAHGPREFGRESSAASGEQRGPRSAFQRDRDRIIHSMSFRRLKAKTQVFIAPLGDHYRTRLTHSLEVAQIGRVIARALGLDEDLTEALCLSHDLGHPPFGHAGEAALSEAMTRHGGFDHNAQALRTVMRIECPYPQHDGLNLTWDLLEGLAKHNGPVIAPNWALAELDEAFPLMLGTWPSLEAQVAAVADDIAYDNHDIDDGLRAGFLELDDLLTLDFVADQWRAVEKRFPNAPRERLLREMVRDSIGLMVNDVLEHTREQVKGLRSVAEVREAGRQLAGFSPAMAAQERRLKSFMYERLYYHPEQVAAAERARDVVARLFAAYAQDTRLMPEDWQARLPAADPGRARVIADFIAGMSDRFAMQACTAIYGERPAGLINV, from the coding sequence ATGACCCGCGCCCCCTACGCCGCCGATCCTGACGCCCATGGCCCCAGAGAATTCGGGCGAGAATCCTCCGCCGCGTCCGGCGAACAGCGCGGGCCGCGCAGCGCCTTCCAGCGTGACCGCGACCGCATCATCCATTCGATGAGCTTCCGGCGGCTGAAGGCCAAGACGCAGGTCTTCATCGCGCCCTTGGGCGATCACTATCGCACCCGCCTCACCCACAGCCTTGAAGTCGCGCAGATCGGCCGCGTGATTGCCCGCGCGCTGGGGCTGGACGAGGATCTGACCGAGGCCCTGTGCCTCTCGCATGATCTCGGCCACCCGCCTTTCGGTCATGCAGGCGAGGCGGCGCTCTCCGAAGCGATGACGCGCCACGGCGGGTTCGATCACAATGCCCAGGCGCTGCGCACGGTGATGCGGATCGAGTGTCCCTATCCCCAGCATGACGGGCTCAATCTCACATGGGATCTGCTCGAGGGCCTCGCCAAGCACAACGGCCCGGTGATCGCGCCGAACTGGGCGCTGGCGGAGCTCGACGAGGCCTTCCCGCTGATGCTCGGCACATGGCCCTCGCTTGAGGCGCAGGTGGCGGCGGTGGCGGATGATATTGCCTATGACAATCACGACATCGACGACGGGTTGCGCGCAGGGTTTCTCGAACTCGATGACCTGCTCACCCTCGATTTCGTCGCGGACCAGTGGCGTGCGGTCGAAAAGCGCTTCCCCAATGCCCCGCGCGAGCGCCTGCTGCGCGAGATGGTGCGGGATTCGATCGGGCTGATGGTGAACGATGTGCTCGAACATACGCGAGAACAGGTGAAGGGCCTGCGCTCGGTCGCCGAAGTGCGCGAGGCCGGGCGGCAGTTGGCCGGCTTCTCGCCCGCGATGGCCGCGCAGGAGCGGCGCCTCAAGTCCTTCATGTATGAACGGCTCTATTACCACCCCGAGCAAGTGGCTGCGGCAGAGCGCGCGCGCGATGTCGTCGCCCGGCTGTTTGCGGCCTATGCGCAGGACACCAGGCTGATGCCCGAGGACTGGCAGGCGCGCCTGCCCGCCGCCGATCCGGGCCGCGCGCGGGTGATCGCCGATTTCATCGCGGGGATGAGCGATCGCTTTGCGATGCAGGCCTGCACCGCGATCTATGGCGAACGGCCGGCGGGGCTGATCAATGTCTGA
- a CDS encoding NAD(P)H-binding protein, which translates to MSDARSLARGPVRVALVGATGLVGRKVIAIASLGDEARILGIARREAPLPPGARMEMFVAEPDKWAEVLEAVRPRALICALGTTMKKAGGDQSAFRAVDFDLVLKTAEAAKAAGVPNMVLVSAAGADARSKSFYMRVKGEAEDAVSRVGFKRLDILHPGLLRGERVYDLRFAERAAIIAAPLIDPLLSGKWERFRSIDAALVAEAALGLALRRAGGRFTHDNEAMRRAAREWRRVRETGEEA; encoded by the coding sequence ATGTCTGACGCGCGGTCTTTGGCGCGGGGGCCCGTTCGCGTCGCGCTGGTCGGCGCGACCGGTCTTGTCGGGCGCAAGGTGATCGCAATCGCGAGCCTTGGAGACGAGGCGCGCATTCTCGGCATTGCCCGGCGCGAGGCGCCGCTGCCGCCGGGTGCGCGGATGGAAATGTTCGTCGCCGAGCCGGACAAATGGGCCGAGGTGCTCGAAGCCGTGCGCCCGCGCGCGCTGATCTGTGCGCTGGGCACGACGATGAAGAAGGCGGGCGGCGATCAATCGGCCTTCCGCGCGGTCGATTTCGATCTGGTGCTGAAAACGGCCGAGGCGGCCAAGGCGGCGGGCGTGCCCAACATGGTGCTGGTGAGCGCGGCGGGGGCCGATGCGCGCTCCAAGAGCTTCTACATGCGGGTGAAGGGCGAGGCCGAAGACGCCGTCTCGCGTGTGGGTTTCAAGCGGCTCGACATTCTCCATCCCGGCCTGCTGCGCGGCGAGCGGGTGTACGACCTGCGCTTTGCCGAGCGCGCCGCGATCATCGCTGCGCCGCTGATCGATCCGCTGCTGTCGGGCAAGTGGGAACGGTTCCGCTCGATCGATGCCGCGCTGGTGGCCGAGGCGGCATTGGGCCTTGCGCTGCGGCGGGCAGGCGGGCGCTTTACCCATGATAACGAGGCGATGCGCCGCGCCGCGCGCGAATGGCGGCGGGTGCGCGAGACGGGGGAAGAGGCATGA
- a CDS encoding ABA4-like family protein: MIDWNAVFSMVNLLALIAWVGLIFLPRWPALLSGVLYLGVGLLCLIYATGLIGLLSGLIPKPQGGGADFTTIAGVRSIFASDPGVTIGWTHYLAFDLFVGLWIARDGDAKNISRFIQAPVLFATFMAGPLGLGLWLLIREPAARKQGRFR; the protein is encoded by the coding sequence ATGATCGACTGGAACGCGGTGTTCTCCATGGTCAATCTGCTCGCGCTGATCGCGTGGGTGGGGCTGATATTCCTGCCGCGCTGGCCGGCGCTGCTTTCGGGCGTGCTCTATCTGGGCGTGGGCCTGCTGTGCCTGATCTATGCGACCGGGCTGATCGGGCTGCTCTCGGGCCTCATCCCCAAACCGCAGGGCGGTGGCGCGGATTTCACCACGATTGCGGGCGTGCGTTCGATCTTCGCCAGCGATCCGGGGGTGACGATCGGCTGGACGCATTATCTCGCCTTCGATCTGTTCGTCGGCCTGTGGATCGCGCGCGATGGCGATGCGAAGAACATCTCGCGTTTCATCCAGGCGCCGGTGCTGTTCGCGACCTTCATGGCCGGGCCGCTGGGGCTGGGCCTGTGGCTGCTGATCCGCGAGCCTGCCGCGCGCAAACAGGGCCGGTTTCGCTAA
- a CDS encoding long-chain-fatty-acid--CoA ligase, which produces MARNAFHDHQTFDAIMHFWAKERPDGHAFDQEGRVTTYAEADDLTRRLIALMQARGIAAGDRVAWLGKNRDIYFLLYIAAARMGAVMVPIGWRLAPREIAYILTDTDAKLLFADADFVETAHQVAGDVPANPEVIEAEAARTAAAGFEPADYTPPGPHDPVLQLYTSGTTGNPKGAMLSNTNLLGLRNAGVAAGLDWQFYEPGDCMLVAMPCAHIGGTGLVNIAVASGVRSLVQAEFSPVGVLEAIEAGATHMFIVPAALQMVVQHPRAATTDFSNLKYLMYGAAPMPLELLKEAVRTMPTTKFLQAYGMTETSGTISILPPEDHSLEGNQRMRSAGKACPGVEIEVRGSDNKEVPRGDIGEVCIRSPSNTAGYWKLPEATAKTIDPDGWLHTGDAGVMDEDGYVYIQDRIKDMIISGGENVYPAEVESAIYGHPAIAEVAVIGVPSAKWGEEVKACVVAKPGMEVDEADVIAWARERIAAFKAPKSVEVIPLMPRNASGKILRRELRAPYWEGQERQVS; this is translated from the coding sequence ATGGCACGTAACGCCTTTCACGATCATCAGACCTTCGATGCGATCATGCACTTCTGGGCGAAGGAGCGGCCTGATGGACACGCCTTCGATCAGGAGGGGCGGGTCACCACCTATGCCGAGGCCGATGATCTGACGCGGCGGCTGATCGCGCTGATGCAGGCGCGCGGCATTGCTGCGGGGGACCGGGTGGCGTGGCTCGGCAAGAACCGCGATATCTACTTCCTGCTCTATATCGCAGCGGCCCGCATGGGGGCGGTGATGGTGCCAATCGGCTGGCGCCTCGCCCCGCGCGAGATTGCCTATATCCTCACCGATACCGACGCGAAGCTGCTGTTTGCCGATGCCGATTTCGTCGAGACGGCGCATCAGGTGGCGGGCGATGTTCCGGCCAATCCCGAAGTGATCGAGGCCGAGGCCGCGCGCACCGCAGCGGCGGGCTTCGAGCCTGCTGACTATACCCCGCCCGGCCCGCATGATCCGGTGCTCCAGCTCTACACCTCGGGCACCACGGGCAATCCCAAAGGGGCGATGCTGTCGAACACCAATCTGCTGGGCCTGCGCAATGCGGGGGTTGCGGCAGGGCTCGACTGGCAGTTCTACGAGCCGGGTGACTGCATGCTCGTCGCCATGCCCTGCGCGCATATTGGCGGGACGGGGCTGGTGAATATCGCGGTGGCGAGCGGGGTGAGGAGCCTCGTGCAGGCGGAATTCTCCCCCGTCGGCGTGCTCGAAGCGATCGAGGCAGGCGCGACCCATATGTTCATCGTGCCGGCCGCCTTGCAGATGGTGGTCCAGCACCCGCGCGCGGCGACCACGGATTTCTCCAACCTCAAATATCTGATGTATGGCGCTGCGCCCATGCCCTTGGAATTGCTCAAGGAAGCGGTGCGCACCATGCCCACCACCAAGTTCCTGCAAGCCTACGGCATGACCGAAACCAGCGGCACGATCTCGATCCTCCCGCCCGAGGATCACTCCCTCGAAGGCAACCAGCGCATGCGCTCGGCGGGCAAGGCCTGCCCGGGCGTCGAGATCGAAGTGCGCGGGAGCGACAACAAAGAGGTGCCGCGCGGCGATATCGGCGAGGTCTGCATCCGCTCGCCCTCCAACACCGCGGGCTACTGGAAGCTGCCCGAAGCCACCGCCAAGACCATCGATCCCGACGGCTGGCTCCACACCGGCGATGCGGGCGTGATGGACGAGGACGGCTATGTCTACATCCAGGACCGCATCAAGGACATGATCATCTCGGGCGGCGAGAACGTCTATCCCGCAGAGGTGGAGAGCGCGATCTACGGCCACCCCGCCATCGCCGAGGTCGCGGTGATCGGCGTGCCGAGCGCCAAGTGGGGCGAGGAGGTGAAGGCCTGTGTCGTCGCCAAGCCGGGCATGGAAGTGGACGAGGCCGACGTCATCGCCTGGGCGCGCGAGCGGATCGCGGCCTTCAAGGCGCCCAAGAGCGTCGAGGTCATCCCGCTGATGCCGCGCAACGCCTCTGGCAAGATCCTGCGCCGCGAATTGCGCGCACCCTATTGGGAAGGGCAGGAGCGGCAGGTCTCCTGA
- a CDS encoding DUF938 domain-containing protein: MAKQHAPATLRNRAAIADVLARELPTQGAVLEIAAGTGEHAVFFAGHFPALRWQPSDPSAEALASIAAYREDYAGRNLAAPLMLDAAAPESWPIEQADAVVCINMVHISPWEATLGLFAGAARVLGASGGPLVLYGPYIEAGVETAPSNLDFDASLKSRNPAWGLRRLEDLDRVASEHGFERSSRYEMPANNLTLVYRKRSP, translated from the coding sequence ATGGCGAAGCAGCACGCGCCTGCCACCCTGCGCAACCGCGCAGCGATTGCCGATGTGCTGGCGCGTGAATTGCCGACGCAGGGCGCGGTGCTTGAGATCGCGGCGGGGACGGGCGAGCACGCGGTGTTCTTCGCGGGCCATTTCCCCGCGCTCCGCTGGCAGCCGAGTGATCCTTCAGCCGAGGCGCTGGCCTCGATCGCGGCCTACCGGGAGGATTACGCGGGCCGCAATCTCGCCGCCCCGCTGATGCTCGATGCCGCCGCACCCGAAAGCTGGCCGATCGAGCAGGCTGACGCGGTGGTGTGCATCAACATGGTCCACATCAGCCCGTGGGAGGCGACCCTTGGCCTGTTTGCAGGCGCGGCGCGGGTGCTGGGGGCGAGCGGCGGCCCGCTGGTGCTCTATGGCCCCTATATCGAGGCAGGCGTGGAAACCGCGCCCTCCAATCTCGACTTCGATGCCAGCCTCAAGTCGCGCAACCCCGCTTGGGGCCTGCGCCGCCTTGAGGATCTAGATCGCGTTGCATCGGAGCATGGTTTCGAGCGCTCCAGCCGGTACGAAATGCCAGCCAACAACCTGACGCTCGTCTACAGAAAGCGTTCGCCGTAG
- a CDS encoding TonB-dependent receptor domain-containing protein translates to MALTWQASGSVQLRAAMRRTVGQLDFNDFAASANAEDDRLLAGNPDLGPDQTWRASITADLRLPRGFALNAQAFHEWRADVLEQVILPSGVPGLANAGSARVWGIETEAALPLSGFIKGGLIEISANFRDASFRDPITGETRVVTGLANPDIAIDFRQDLSDARIAWGMTYEPARRTSTVFANESIIDRRGRRITAFAETTRFFGVKMRLEASNLFQTRFPRDRQLFASDRSGAFIGTEVLDRERGEFVTFTISDQF, encoded by the coding sequence CTGGCGCTGACCTGGCAGGCTTCGGGATCAGTGCAGCTGCGTGCCGCGATGCGCCGCACTGTCGGCCAACTGGATTTCAACGATTTCGCCGCCTCCGCCAATGCCGAGGATGATCGCTTGCTGGCGGGCAATCCCGATCTCGGCCCCGACCAGACCTGGCGTGCCAGTATAACCGCCGACCTGCGTCTCCCCCGTGGCTTCGCGCTCAATGCGCAAGCCTTCCACGAATGGCGCGCAGACGTGCTCGAACAGGTGATCCTGCCGAGCGGAGTGCCGGGCCTCGCCAATGCCGGTTCGGCGCGGGTGTGGGGGATCGAGACCGAGGCGGCGCTGCCGCTCTCCGGCTTCATCAAGGGCGGACTAATCGAGATCTCGGCCAATTTCCGAGACGCATCTTTCCGCGATCCGATCACCGGAGAAACGCGGGTGGTGACGGGCCTTGCCAATCCCGACATCGCCATCGATTTCCGACAGGATCTGAGCGACGCGCGGATCGCCTGGGGCATGACTTATGAACCCGCGCGGCGCACCAGCACCGTCTTCGCCAACGAGTCGATCATTGACCGACGCGGACGGCGCATCACCGCCTTCGCAGAAACGACGCGGTTCTTCGGGGTCAAGATGCGACTGGAGGCAAGCAACCTGTTCCAGACCCGTTTCCCGCGCGACCGCCAGCTTTTCGCATCCGACCGCAGTGGGGCCTTCATCGGAACCGAGGTGCTGGACCGGGAGCGCGGCGAGTTTGTGACCTTCACGATTTCGGACCAGTTCTGA